CAAAAATATGGTGTCCTCCGCCCTTGCCCAGATGGATGCCGTCGCCAAAGAGGAGACCATCGGCGCACCCCAGATATTCTGGGCAGGGATTCCAGGAAATGCCGCTGATTTCCCCATGAACGATACCTTTGATACCTTTTTGGAGCAGGCAACCTGCTTTTTGAACCTTGAAACCAGCTACAGATCTTCCCTTAGTCCAGTTGGCATCAGGTTGGGGGACAGGCTCACGGGAAGGCCCGTGCATGTGGATATTTCAGATGAGCCCATCAAAAGAGGGGTATGCACCAACCGCAACAAATTCATATTGGGACCATCGGGAAGCGGTAAATCCTTTTTCACCAACCACATGGTACGCTCATATTATGAACAGGGAACCCATGTGGTGCTGGTGGATGTGGGCCATAGTTATAAGGGGCTTTGTGATCTGGTGGGCGGCTATTATTTCACCTACAATGAAAAAAGCCCGATCAGGTTCAATCCCTTTTACATAGGCAAAGGTGATAACCTGGATACCGAGAAAAAAGAAAGCATCAAAACCCTGTTGCTGGCCCTCTGGAAAAAAGATGATGAGACCTTCAACAGGAGTGAATACGTGGCCTTGTCCAATGCATTACAGCTTTACTATGAACACCTCAGAAAAAATCCAAATATTTTCCCCTGCTTCAACACTTTCTATGAGTTTTTGAGAGATGTGTATGTAAAGGTATTGGAATCGGAAAAGGTTAAGGACAGGGATTTTGACATTGGCAATTTCCTATATGTGCTCAGGCCATATTACAGGGATGGGGAATTTGATTACCTGCTGAATGCAACAGAAAACCTGGAACTGCTTCAGGAGCGCTTTATTGTCTTTGAACTGGACAACATCAAAGACCACCCGATCCTTTTCCCCGTGGTGACCATCATCATCATGGAGGTCTTTATCAACAAGATGAGAAAACTCAAAGGGATAAGGAAAATGATCCTGATTGAGGAGGCATGGAAGGCCATAGCCAAAGAGGGAATGGCAGAATACATCAAATATCTTTTCAAAACCGTGAGAAAATTTTTTGGGGAGGCCATTGTGGTCACCCAGGAAGTGGAGGACATCATCAGTTCCCCGGTGGTCAAACAGGCCATCATCAACAATTCGGACTGCAAGATCCTATTGGACCAGTCCAAATATCAGAACAAGTTTGACGGGATACAGGAACTGTTGGGACTTACCGAAAAGGAAAAGGCATTGGTCCTTTCTGTCAACCGGGCCAATGATCCAGCAAGAAAATACAAGGAAGTGTTCATCAGCCTTGGTGGGATGATCTCCAAAGTTTACAGGACAGAGGTTTCTTTGGAGGAATACCTGGTCTATACCACAGAAGAAAGCGAAAAAGTGAAGGTCAGCGAATATGCTGAGCGGTTTGGATCAATCCAAAAAGGAATCGAAGTGTTGGCATCGGAACTCAGACAGGCAAAAGGATGAAGAAACAAATCAAAATCATAGTCGCCACCCTGGTACTTGTCTTTTCATCTGTGCCGCAGCAATACAGTGAGGCGGCAGTACCACTTGCGATCTTAAAGATCATTGAAGCAGGGGTCAAAAAAGTGATCGTTGCGGTGGACCTACAGATACAGCGGCAGCAGAACAGGATCATCTGGCTACAGAATGCCCAAAAGGTAATTGAAAACACCATGTCCAAACTCCGCCTGGATGAAATCAGCGAATGGACAGACAGGCAGCGGGACCTGTACAGCAACTATTTTGAGGAACTGAACAGGGTGAAATCACTGATCGCCTACTACCGAAGGGTAAAGGAAATCACGGAGATGCAGACTAGGATGGTGTTTGAATACCAAAGGGTATGGAGGGTCATCAGTCAGGACGGGAATTTCACGGACAGTGAAAGATTGTATATGGGAAAAGTGTACTCGGGAATGCTGGTGGAATCGGCCAAAAACATAGAACAGATGCTGATGGTCGTCAATTCCTTCAGGGTTCAGATGAGTGATGCCCAAAGACTTCAGATTATCCATAAGGTTGGAAACAGTGTTGAGACCAACCTTTATGTTATGACCTGCTGGCATTTAACAGGCAGAACGCCATGATCAGTCTTAGCAGGAGCAGAGAACAGGCTTCCCTCGAAACCACCAAAGAACTGTACGGAATCAAATAAACGGGGGAAAAATGAAAAAAGAAGTGTGGCTTATTGTATTGGGCATATTGATAACAGGAAATCTTTCCGCCCAGAACTTTGATGAATGGTGGAGACAAAAGCAGACCAAGAAGCGGTACCTCTTGGAGCAGATCGCTGCCCTGAAGGTGTACACCAACACTGCCTGGAAATGCTATGAGACCGCAAGGGCCGGTCTTGGTGTTATAGGGGAGACCAAAGAGGGGGATTTCAATATCCACAGTGAGCACTTCGGAAAGCTAAGAAAAATCAGCCCAACAGTTGCTTCCTATTCGAGGCTAGCCGAAATAATAAAACTTCAGGCTGGCCTTGTCTCACTAAGGTCCAGAAATTCAGGAATGGACATGGAGTTTCTGGACAACAGGGAGAGGGAATTTGCAATGAGATTTTTTACAAGAACCATTACGGAAAGCGTGGTAAACCTGTCCTTGCTTACCTCACTGCTTACCGACAGTACCGTGGAAATGACAGATAGGGAAAGGCTCGATAGGATAGAGGGTATTTATGCTGAAATGCTGGAAACCTATTCATTTGCGCTGATTTTGGACCAAGATCTAAGAGGATTGTCTGGAGAAAGAAGAAAAGAACAGGATGAAATTAAAAGAATGGAGGAAAATTATGGGATTGTCGAACGCTAGAGGGGCAGGTAGGTTATTGATTGCTGCCATGATTGTTTTGCTGATTTGTTTTAATCCTTTCGTTGCTGTCGGCCAAATAGATGAGGCAGCACAATTGCTGCTCAATGTGGAAAAACTGGAGCAGCTGAAACAGATTATGACTGATCTTGAAAAGGGATACACCATTTTGAATCAGGGCCTGGGCAGGGTAAAGGAACTGTCAGAAGGCAATTTCAACATCCATAGGATTTTTCTGGATGGACTGATGCAGGTCAGTCCCACGGTCAGGAATTACCACAGGGTGCCCGCCATTATTGAATATCAGCTCAGGTTGGTAAGGGAATACAGGAATGCATTTGATTTTTACCGCAGGTCAGGGGTATTTGATATTGAGGAAATTGAGTATATGGGCAGGGTATATAACAGGCTTTTTCAGAGCAGTCTCCGGAATCTGGATGACCTGGTGATGATACTGACTGCGAACAGTCTACGAATGGGCGATGATGAAAGGATGCAATCCATAGACAGGATTTTCAGTGATATGGAAGATAAACTAAGTTTTCTGAGGGTCTTTAATGAAGGTGCCGGTTTGCTGGCTTTACAGCGGGGAAAAGAGATGAGGGATAACATTCAGTTGGAGGAGCTTCACGGTCTGCCAAAATAAGAAAGGAGAATATGTCCAGATATTTGAAATATATCTTTGTCATGATGAAGGGACTGCTGCTTCCCATGGCAGCAAATGCCCAGCAAATTAATGTTGACATCAGGGGACTGAACGGGATACTGGATCAACTGTATGCAGAAATGATCCCCCTTTCAGCTCAGCTTATCGGGGTCGGGCAGGGAATAGCGGGATTTGCCGCAACATGGTATATCGCCTCAAGGGTTTGGAGGAGTATTTCCAATGCCGAACCCGTTGATTTTTATCCACTTTTCAGGCCTTTTGTGATCGGTTTTGCCATCATGGTATTCCCTTCGGTGCTTTCACTTATCAACGGGGTTATGCAGCCTACGGTCAGGGGCACGACTTCCATGGTTGACAATTCCCAAATGGCCATCAGGGTATTGCTGGAAAGAAAGCAACAGGCGGTAAAGGACAGCAGGTATTGGCAGATGTATGTTGGGGAAACTGAACACGGTGACAGGGAAAAATGGCTGAAATATACACAGGGACTTTCAGAAGATGCCCCGGCCCCAAATGAAGGTTTTTGGGAAAGCATCAGCAATGGTTTTGCATTTGTTGGAGCAAAGATGTCATATGGTTTCAGAAACTCCATCAAACAAGGTTTGAGTGAAATACTGAGGATCCTCTTCGAGGCCGCTGCCTTGTGCATCAATACACTCAGAACCTTCCAGTTGGTAGTGCTGGCCATTCTTGGCCCTTTGGTCTTCGGGCTTGCTGTTTTTGACGGGTTCCAACATACCCTGACGGTCTGGCTTGCACGCTATATCAATGTCTTCCTGTGGCTACCCGTAGCCAATATTTTCGGGGCGATCATAGGAAAGGTTCAGGAAAAGATGCTGGAACTGGATATTTCACAGATCAACCAAGGTGGTGATACATTTTTTACAGCAACCGATACAGGTTACCTGATCTTTATGATCATCGGGATCATCGGCTACTTTACAGTGCCTTCAGTTTCCAATTATATAGTCCATGCAGCTTCAGGAGGTGCGCTTCCCCATAAGGTCACAGGGATTTTCAGTGGTGGAACAATCAAAACCATGGCGATGGCAGGAACAGGTGCAGGACTGGCTGTAAAAGGGGCGGCTATGGTTGCCGACAAGTTCGGGGATGCAGCAGGGAGAATAATTCAGAGTATGTCATCCCATGGGACCTCTTCCGGATATTTTAAAGACGGGGGATATATGGGCGATAAAATAAAAGGAAACTCTAAATAAAACTGATTTAAAAAATGTTCACCAAAGCAAAAAACATAGAAACCACCTTCAGGCAGATCAGGATTTTCACCATGATGGTGATCATGGGATGCCTGTTGCTCTGTGGATTTGTCCTTTTCAAAAGCTACCAGACAGTAAGCAGCCTTCAGGATAAGATCTACATATTGGCAGACGGAAAAGTACTGGAAGCATTTGCATCGGGAAGAAATGAAAACATCGTCGTAGAGGCAAGGGATCATGTGATTACTTTCCACAGGTATTTTTTCAGTCTGGATCCCGATGACAAAGCCATCAGTGAAAACATCTCCAAGGCCCTGTATCTGGCAGACGGATCTGCCAAAAAGCAATATGACAACCTGAAGGAGAAAAGCTATTACAGTAATATCATCTCGGCAAATATCAGTCAGACCATCAAAGCTGACAGTGTTGACATTGAAATCGGACAATACCCTTTTCATTTCAAATACTATGGAAAGCAGACGATCACAAGGGCAAGTTCGGTGGTTGAGCGGATCCTGGTCACGGAGGGATACCTGAGGAATGTTTCAAGAAGCGACCACAATCCCCATGGACTTTTGATCGAAAAATGGAGAACCCTTGAAAACAGGGACCTGAGCGTCAAAAACAGATGAGTTTGATACAAAAGCCATGCAAAGGATAATGGATACAGTGGCTGATTGGGTAGGGGCCAAGTTCAACAACCTGACCGTTCGGAGGAAGAAGCTCATAGTATTGCTTTTGTCCTTCCTGATGGGGCTTTACTGGATCAGCATAGTGATTAAGTGTGAAGGGGGTTAAGAAAAACAGGAAGTGATAAAAGTCAGGTTTTGGCCGGAAAGGAAGTGACCTTTTAAAGAAAAGAAGTAATCAACAAACAATAAATTATATGGAACAGATGACAGAAAAATGGAAGCGGGACAGGAAGTTCTATACCATCATGCCTTTATTGGTTTTCCCCTTTCTGACTATGGGCTTTTGGGCACTTGGAGGCGGGAAAGGTACGGAAAATTTGGGCAAGGAAGAATTGGAGATTGGTTTCAACACAGAACTCCCAAAGGTTGCAGGAGATGCTTTACTGGAAACAGGAAAACTGGCTTACTATGAAAAAGCCGCTCAGGATTCCCTGAAAAGAATGGAGCAGATCAAAAATGATCCCTATAGAAAGATGGCCTTTATGGTTCCTGATGAACAGGATTCGGAATACGGAAACCCGGATAAGAAAAGCAGCATCGGAGCAAAGGCAGGAATATATACAGGTCCCAGTGAAATTGATCCCAATGAAGCATTGGTCATGGAAAAACTCAAACAACTGAACGAGGTGTTGGAAAAGGAAAGTGTTATGGAAGCTCCAAAGGAGAAGGAATATTTCAAACCTGAACCATTTTCCATAGACCATGACCTTGACCGGTTGGAACAGATGATGTCGATGATGAACAGGGGGAATCAGGGAGAAGATCCGGAAATGAAAGAGATTAAAGACATCCTTGAAAACATCCTGGATATACAACATCCGGAAAGGGTAGCCCAAAGGATCAGCGAAACCAGAGAATCCAACATGAAAAATATTCATACGGTAATGAAAGATCAGGACGAAGGTGTTTTTTCTGGATTGTCCAAAACCTTTCCTGACAATCACAGGATTCCATTCGAGGGAGTAAACCAAAATGGGTTCTATTCAATGGAGAATGACGGCACTGATCCAATGGATGTCAATTCCATCCGTGCCGTTATCCATGAAACCCAGACACTGGTTTCAGGTACCACTGTCAAAGTAAGACTGCTGGAGAAGGTCAGGATTGATGGCATGCTTATTCCCAAGGACCATTTTGTGTACGGTACAGCCTCCCTCAACGGGGAGCGTCTTAAAATCAACATCCAAAATATCAGGATGGGGGAATACATCATGCCTGTTTCCCTTAACCTTTTTGATGCTGATGGCCTGGAGGGAATCTATGTTCCTGGAGCCATTTCCAGAGACGCTGTAAAGCAGTCCGGGGATCAGGCCATTCAGGGATTCGGATTCAATACTTTCAATCCCACTCTGGAAGCCCAAGCTGCCAGTGCGGGAATAGAAACCGCAAGGAATCTTCTCAGCAAAAAGATGAAGCTGATCAAAGTGACGGTCAAAGCAGGCTATCAGGTCTGGCTGCTGGATGAAAAACAACATGGTAAACATTGAAAAGAGCTAATTATGAAATGTAAAATATTTTGGTTTTGTGCCACAATCATGGTACTGACCATTTCAAATGGATTTACACAACAAAGGATTTCGGAAATCAAAAGTATCAAACCTCTTGAACTGGCAATCACCGACAAAAAGACGACCAACCTGATATTTCCCTTTGCAGTCAGGAGTGTGGACCGGGGGAACAATGAGGTTTTGGTCCAAAAGGCAAATAAGGTAGAAAACATCCTTCAGTTGAAGGCAGCTACGGGGTATTTTGAAAACACCAACCTGACGGTTATCACCTCAGACGGAAACCTGTATTCATTTCTGTTATATTATCAATCGGATCCTGTATCACTCAATCTTTCAATTGGAGAGGAAGATAAAAGAACCTTGGCAAGTTTTACCGATCCAAAAGATGACGACAGGCTTTCCAGGGCATTTATGGAAAAGATTGCAGTCAAAAAAAGGACTTTAGGTGGGGTCAGGGATCACCGATTCGGTATGGATCTCACACTGAAGGGAATATACATCCATGAAGACCGGCTTTTTTTTCAACTTGAAATCAATAACAGGACTTTTATCAAATATGATGTCGGTCAGTTCAGGGTGTATATCAGGGATCTGAGAAAAACCAAAAGGACAGCTTCGCAGGAAATTGAAATCATTCCTGAAAGTGTCAAAGGCAATACCAAGAATGTCCCCGGATTTTCGGATCAGACAATTGTGTTTGAGCTACAGAAGTTTACCATTCCGGACAAAAAATACTTAAGCATTGAAATCATGGAGGACAACGGTGGGAGGCATCTCCATTTAAAAGTTAAAAACAGAAAACTCATTCAGGCACTTCCTGTCTGGTAAAGATACAACATCCACTTTCCCGGATACCAAACATTAAATAACAAGATCATGAATGAACAGAATTATGATTACCTCAAAAACCAGGTTAAATACACAGGTTTTGGGGAGGGACTTGAAAATCAGCTCAAAGAGAAAATGGCGCAGGGTGAACCAGCATTCACAATCCGGCACAACACGGAGTTTGGGAATGACAAAATGACTTCAGACCTGCATTTCCGCAAATCGGATCAGACTGACATGTATTTTTTCAACAAGTATGACACGAGCCTGAAAAAGGGGAATGAAGATACCGAAATGAAGCAGACATTCTATATCGGAAAGGAAAACAACATTACCCTGAAGGAGGCTTACAACCTGATGGACGGTAGGTCTGTTAACAAGGACCTTGTCAACAGGGAAGGGGAGAAATACAATGCCTGGGTACAGTTGAATTTCAAGGAAACCGATTCGAATGGAAACTTCAAGCCAAAGCAGTTCCATGAAAACTATGGATTTGATCTGGAAAAAGCTCTGGAAAAACACCCGATCCAAGAATTGTCAAATCCTGAGGACAAAGACAGGCTGATGGATTCCCTGAAAAAGGGGAACAGACAGTCGGTCACTTTCAAGGATGGGGATGATGAGCAGAATCGTTTTGTTGAAGCCTCCCCTCAGTTTAAGTCCATCAATGTCTATGACCAGAGCCAGAACAGAATCGGACGAAACAATAACCAGAAGGAGAATCAGAGTAAGTCTGAATCCAAAGAGCAAAAAGAAGGAATAGCTGAATCAGGGGAGGGAGATGGGGCGAAGGTGAAATCCAGGAAAAAAGTAAAGGTAAGCTGATATCCCTCCCTTGAACAGAAGCTAAAAGGGAGTTGGGAAAATTAAAAAGTATCAGGGATATCAATATTGGATAAGTTAGAGGGAAAGCAGGAGCGAAGGATTGACCCGGATGCCAATCCTTTGCTTTCTGTACATGATGAGGAATTTACAGATGCCCTGATTGAAGGAGTATGTAAAGAGGAGCCCAAAGATCAGACAAAAGAAAAAAGTCTGGATGGAAATTTGAAATCAGGTCACAGTGAGGAGGATGAAAAGAAAGTCCGGGTAAGAAGGAAAAGAAGGGGAATTCACTGAGATGGAACAAGAACATGTTGATTTGAAATCAAAACAAATGAAGGTAGGTCCAATAGATGGATTTATTAGATCAATCAGAAATGATCCAAGGATCTGTATTTCCCATATAGGTCTGTTCACTGTACTTTATCATCAGCAGTTGGAGTATGGTGGACAGGCTCCTTTTCCTATTAGCAGGGATGAAATCATGGAAGCAGCCAAGATTTCAAGTACAGCAACTTACTTCAAAATCCTGAACCAGTTAGCGGATTATGGATACATCAGGTATATGCCAACATACAACCGCATGAAAAACAGTAAAGTCCAAATAATATAAGGGAAGAGGGGAAATGAACATTGATTTGGTTACGAAGGAAGATCTGGAAAAACTCAGGTTGAGGTTATTGGAGGATATTGCAAAGTTGATGGAACCAAGAAAGGAAAAGTCCAATGACTGGTTGCGGAGTTCGGAGGTGAGGAAAATCCTTAAGATTTCCCCAGGATCCCTTCAGAATCTGAGAATCAGCGGAAAGTTAAATCCAAAAAAAATCGGGGGGAGCTATTATTATTCTTTGGAAGAGGTAAGTGGATTATTTGGGGAATAGAGAGGAATTGTTGTTGTAATGGATAGTGGGGAAATCTGGAAAGTACTGAAAAGAATCCAACAGGACAAAAGGGCATTGACAAGTCATATCAGTGTTTTCGTGGCCATACTGCAACTTTTCATAGAAGGTAATAGGCCAAAACATTTACAGGTTTCCAGGCAGAAACTTATGAAATTGGCCCATATCAAAGGAATAGCCACCTATCATAATTGTATCAATAATCTGGTGGAATGGGGATATATCAAATACGAACCAAGTTATCATCCTTTAGGGGAAACTAGGGTATGGATCGTAAAGGAATTTGATAATATTGAATTCAGATTCTTGCCCAAATAAATTTTATTTTTCTTTTTTTAAACATTTTTCAAAAAAATTATCTATTTATTTTGACCGGATTGACAGAATAAAAAATGGTGTGTTTTTTAAAATATCCATGATTTTTTTTGACCTAAAAACAAAGTGCTCCTATTAAGGTATTAAATTCAAAATTCATAATGTGAAAAAAAATCAGCTTTAAATCAGATTTTCTATTTAAAAACCAGGTAATTTATGTAATTAGTTATTGTCAAAAAATACCCGAAACAGGGTATTTTTTTTTCTTATTGATTTTTCAAATATTTGACAAAAGCATACTATTTCGAAATAATATATTGAATAAATTAAAAAGTATTTCTAAATATCATGTTGAGTTTTTTTACCCGAGTTTTATGAAAAAGTTAAGACCAGTTTTTTTCAATCTAAATTTTCAAAGAGAATGGGACTTTTCTTTGTGTTTAAACAGTATTCAGTATCATCCCTTCGGAAAAATATTCCATTGGTTTTTCATTTATTTTTTCATTAGAAAGCCTAATGAATATCAAAAACATAAACAGCCCTTTTCAAAGCCAAATCTTTGGATTTAAAAACCGGATTGAATTGCACTGATCATTATTCACTTCAAAAAACTGAAACTATGAAATTAAAATTATTATTCTTTTACTGCCTTTTTTGGATTTCAACAATTGGGTTTTCGCAAACGAATCCTTTGCCTGGATTCAGTTCGACAGCCGGTTATATCAATAAACTGGAGGTAATAGCAACAACAAATATTGATAGGTTTATAAGGTTTAGGTATGGGGGAAATGTGCCTCAGGGGTTTTCGGGAATTCAATATTCTGTGCATGATGCATATAGTTGGTTTAACTATTCAGACGGAAATGGCCGATTAACATTTTCATACAAAGATGGAAATCCTACAATAAAAGGTGATTTGGGTACGTCGCAATTTGTTCTTACTAGGTTTGGCAATATTGGATTTGGAACAAATGAACCAAGTAATGTTCAAGGATGGGGAAAAGTTCTGGAAATCAAGCATTCAGCCCATAGCAAATTATTGGTATCTGCCGAAACTAATGATGTAAAGGTGGGGATTTTTGCACATTCAAATTGGAATGGAGCAAGGGGAGTAATCGGCACTGAATCAGCTCATGATTTATCTTTTCATACAGGATACTCTCAAGAACAAATCAGGGTTAAGACCAATGGGAATGTGGGTATAGGCACATCAAATCCCGGTCACAAACTTGAAGTCAATGGTGGTATAAAAACCAGAGAAGTTAATGTGACTACTACAGGTTGGCCGGACTTTGTGTTTGCGCCTGAATATGATTTAATGCCGCTTGATTCTCTCAATGACTATATCCAGTCTAATAGGCACCTTCCTGAGGTACCTTCTGAAAAGGAGGTTCTCGAAAACGGAGTGAATGTAGGTGAAATGAATGTCCTTCTGTTGAAAAAAATTGAGGAGTTGACGCTTTACCTCATAGAGCAAAAGAAAGAAACAGAGGAATTAAGAAAGGAAATCAAACAATTGAAAAATGCTATCAATCTTAAAAACTCTCTGCAAGATTAACTCTATGAAAACCTTCCTCTTTTCTTTTTTGCTTTTGATTTTTGGTGCCAGTAATTGTTTGATTGCCCAATCACCCGCACTAAATGTATTGTCCCATGATACCAGGAATATCAATTCAAGTCCTTCTTCCTATTCAAGAGAAATGAAATTTGAATTTAAATCAAGGAGCATTATTGGTGTTCCTGGAACAGGTGTATTCTCTGGTTTAATAACCTTAGCCCCTTGGGTTACAGATGGCACAGGGAATAAACATCACCAATTAAATTTTAATGACGGTGGGATTTATTACCGAAACGGAACAAACAATAGTTCAACCTGGGGGATTTGGAGAAATATTTTAACGGAAAATGAAAGTGGTAACGTCGGCATCGGTACAACTAACCCCACCCAAAAACTCGAAGTCAACGGCACCATCAAAACCAAAGAAGTCAATGTGACCATGACCGGATGGGCTGACTATGTATTCAGGGATGGTTATTTTCTTATGCCGTTGTCTGAACTGAAATCTTTTATTGAAACCAACGGTCACCTTCCTGAAATGCCCACAGAAGTTGAGGTAATAGAAAATGGATTAAACCTTGCCCAGATGAATGTGAAATTATTGGAAAAAGTGGAGGAGTTGACTTTATATATTTTGTCCCAAAACCAACAGATTCAGATTTTGAATGAAGAATTGAAGGGTTTAAAAATTGAAATTGAAGTTCTTAAGAATTCATTTGACTAAAACTAAAGGCTGAAATGTTTGATTTTAATTGTTTATTGTTGTTGGAATTGAGATCTGGAAG
This window of the Aquiflexum balticum DSM 16537 genome carries:
- a CDS encoding TraG family conjugative transposon ATPase, whose protein sequence is MEKWLKEILPIMTVENGCLLSKQGDVTRSFDLELPELFTLSDRDYEAFHQAWVKALKVMPRHSVFHKQDWFVNTGHQGDFGKNPGFLSRSSERHFHERPYLDHHCHVFLTKKPADRKVGSSMFSSLIRGNLIPVDVLDAVSVQEFLDSCGQFQRILEDSGFVKLKAFGDSDILSSKENAGLVEKYCSLQEHEKERFVYDISLKDTLRIGNKICRLFTLGEADELPLLCGSRIDYDRYCTDRTRFSVGFASTLGQLLPCNHIYNQYIFLDDPAQTIKKLESKRLRLQSLAAYSRENLIARDAANDFLNEAIGEQRLPVKAHFNVLTWTEEKEQLKEIKNMVSSALAQMDAVAKEETIGAPQIFWAGIPGNAADFPMNDTFDTFLEQATCFLNLETSYRSSLSPVGIRLGDRLTGRPVHVDISDEPIKRGVCTNRNKFILGPSGSGKSFFTNHMVRSYYEQGTHVVLVDVGHSYKGLCDLVGGYYFTYNEKSPIRFNPFYIGKGDNLDTEKKESIKTLLLALWKKDDETFNRSEYVALSNALQLYYEHLRKNPNIFPCFNTFYEFLRDVYVKVLESEKVKDRDFDIGNFLYVLRPYYRDGEFDYLLNATENLELLQERFIVFELDNIKDHPILFPVVTIIIMEVFINKMRKLKGIRKMILIEEAWKAIAKEGMAEYIKYLFKTVRKFFGEAIVVTQEVEDIISSPVVKQAIINNSDCKILLDQSKYQNKFDGIQELLGLTEKEKALVLSVNRANDPARKYKEVFISLGGMISKVYRTEVSLEEYLVYTTEESEKVKVSEYAERFGSIQKGIEVLASELRQAKG
- a CDS encoding conjugal transfer protein TraI — translated: MKKQIKIIVATLVLVFSSVPQQYSEAAVPLAILKIIEAGVKKVIVAVDLQIQRQQNRIIWLQNAQKVIENTMSKLRLDEISEWTDRQRDLYSNYFEELNRVKSLIAYYRRVKEITEMQTRMVFEYQRVWRVISQDGNFTDSERLYMGKVYSGMLVESAKNIEQMLMVVNSFRVQMSDAQRLQIIHKVGNSVETNLYVMTCWHLTGRTP
- a CDS encoding TerB family tellurite resistance protein, producing the protein MKLKEWRKIMGLSNARGAGRLLIAAMIVLLICFNPFVAVGQIDEAAQLLLNVEKLEQLKQIMTDLEKGYTILNQGLGRVKELSEGNFNIHRIFLDGLMQVSPTVRNYHRVPAIIEYQLRLVREYRNAFDFYRRSGVFDIEEIEYMGRVYNRLFQSSLRNLDDLVMILTANSLRMGDDERMQSIDRIFSDMEDKLSFLRVFNEGAGLLALQRGKEMRDNIQLEELHGLPK
- the traJ gene encoding conjugative transposon protein TraJ yields the protein MSRYLKYIFVMMKGLLLPMAANAQQINVDIRGLNGILDQLYAEMIPLSAQLIGVGQGIAGFAATWYIASRVWRSISNAEPVDFYPLFRPFVIGFAIMVFPSVLSLINGVMQPTVRGTTSMVDNSQMAIRVLLERKQQAVKDSRYWQMYVGETEHGDREKWLKYTQGLSEDAPAPNEGFWESISNGFAFVGAKMSYGFRNSIKQGLSEILRILFEAAALCINTLRTFQLVVLAILGPLVFGLAVFDGFQHTLTVWLARYINVFLWLPVANIFGAIIGKVQEKMLELDISQINQGGDTFFTATDTGYLIFMIIGIIGYFTVPSVSNYIVHAASGGALPHKVTGIFSGGTIKTMAMAGTGAGLAVKGAAMVADKFGDAAGRIIQSMSSHGTSSGYFKDGGYMGDKIKGNSK
- the traK gene encoding conjugative transposon protein TraK, whose translation is MFTKAKNIETTFRQIRIFTMMVIMGCLLLCGFVLFKSYQTVSSLQDKIYILADGKVLEAFASGRNENIVVEARDHVITFHRYFFSLDPDDKAISENISKALYLADGSAKKQYDNLKEKSYYSNIISANISQTIKADSVDIEIGQYPFHFKYYGKQTITRASSVVERILVTEGYLRNVSRSDHNPHGLLIEKWRTLENRDLSVKNR
- the traM gene encoding conjugative transposon protein TraM, with the translated sequence MEQMTEKWKRDRKFYTIMPLLVFPFLTMGFWALGGGKGTENLGKEELEIGFNTELPKVAGDALLETGKLAYYEKAAQDSLKRMEQIKNDPYRKMAFMVPDEQDSEYGNPDKKSSIGAKAGIYTGPSEIDPNEALVMEKLKQLNEVLEKESVMEAPKEKEYFKPEPFSIDHDLDRLEQMMSMMNRGNQGEDPEMKEIKDILENILDIQHPERVAQRISETRESNMKNIHTVMKDQDEGVFSGLSKTFPDNHRIPFEGVNQNGFYSMENDGTDPMDVNSIRAVIHETQTLVSGTTVKVRLLEKVRIDGMLIPKDHFVYGTASLNGERLKINIQNIRMGEYIMPVSLNLFDADGLEGIYVPGAISRDAVKQSGDQAIQGFGFNTFNPTLEAQAASAGIETARNLLSKKMKLIKVTVKAGYQVWLLDEKQHGKH
- the traN gene encoding conjugative transposon protein TraN, which gives rise to MKCKIFWFCATIMVLTISNGFTQQRISEIKSIKPLELAITDKKTTNLIFPFAVRSVDRGNNEVLVQKANKVENILQLKAATGYFENTNLTVITSDGNLYSFLLYYQSDPVSLNLSIGEEDKRTLASFTDPKDDDRLSRAFMEKIAVKKRTLGGVRDHRFGMDLTLKGIYIHEDRLFFQLEINNRTFIKYDVGQFRVYIRDLRKTKRTASQEIEIIPESVKGNTKNVPGFSDQTIVFELQKFTIPDKKYLSIEIMEDNGGRHLHLKVKNRKLIQALPVW
- a CDS encoding LexA family transcriptional regulator — translated: MKVGPIDGFIRSIRNDPRICISHIGLFTVLYHQQLEYGGQAPFPISRDEIMEAAKISSTATYFKILNQLADYGYIRYMPTYNRMKNSKVQII
- a CDS encoding helix-turn-helix domain-containing protein; its protein translation is MNIDLVTKEDLEKLRLRLLEDIAKLMEPRKEKSNDWLRSSEVRKILKISPGSLQNLRISGKLNPKKIGGSYYYSLEEVSGLFGE